From the Lathyrus oleraceus cultivar Zhongwan6 chromosome 4, CAAS_Psat_ZW6_1.0, whole genome shotgun sequence genome, one window contains:
- the LOC127075480 gene encoding metal tolerance protein 9: MSESGRGSGGATVEIVREEPSSSWRLNVKEFKLPRHHHNHHDHDHDHRPRSFTFSGLVGNPKKQRKVAEYYKQQERLLEGYNDMDTMTETGLFPGSLTEDEMKQLAKSERLAVNVSNAVNLVLFAAKVYASIESRSLAVIASTLDSLLDLLSGFILWFTANAMKTPNHYHYPIGKKRMQPVGIIVFASVMATLGLQILIESGRQIISKTKAEMDHSELMWMIVIMVSVTIVKFILMVYCRRFTNEIVKAYAQDHCFDVITNSVGLAAAVLAVKFYWWIDPLGAIIIALYTINTWVKTVIENVSSLIGRTAPPDFLAKLTYLIWNHHVEVKHIDTVRAYTFGAHYFVEVDIVLPEDMPLNQAHNIGETLQEKLEQLPEVERAFVHIDFEFTHRPEHKMMV; this comes from the exons ATGTCGGAGAGTGGCAGAGGAAGCGGCGGCGCCACCGTGGAAATTGTGAGAGAAGAACCGTCATCGTCGTGGAGACTGAATGTGAAAGAGTTTAAGTTGCCACGTCACCACCACAATCATCATGATCATGATCATGATCACCGTCCACGTTCCTTCACTTTCAGTGGCCTTGTTGGTAATCCAA AAAAGCAACGCAAGGTTGCAGAATACTACAAACAACAGGAGAGGCTCCTTGAAGGATATAATGACATGGATACCATGACTGAAACAGGACTTTTCCCGGGAAGTCTTACCGAG GATGAAATGAAGCAACTAGCAAAAAGTGAAAGACTAGCAGTTAATGTGTCGAATGCAGTTAACTTGGTGTTATTTGCAGCCAAAGTGTATGCTTCAATTGAGAGCAGATCATTAGCCGTGATTGCTTCCACTTTGGATTCTCTCTTAGATCTCTTGTCAGGGTTCATATTGTGGTTCACTGCTAATGCCATGAAAACACCAAACCATTATCACTACCCAATTGGAAAGAAAAGGATGCAACCAGTG GGTATCATTGTTTTTGCATCCGTAATGGCAACCTTAGGATTGCAGATTTTGATTGAGTCTGGGAGGCAAATTATTTCCAAG ACAAAGGCTGAAATGGATCATAGTGAGTTGATGTGGATGATTGTAATCATGGTATCTGTGACCATTGTAAAGTTCATTTTAATGGTCTACTGTCGAAGGTTTACAAACGAAATTGTTAAAGCCTATGCACAAGATCATTGTTTTGATGTTATTACTAATTCAGTTGGATTAGCTGCTGCTGTGTTGGCTGTCAAATTCTATTGGTGGATTGATCCATTGGGAGCTATTATT ATAGCACTGTACACAATTAATACATGGGTGAAGACAGTGATTGAGAATGTATCATCACTTATTGGAAGGACAGCACCACCTGATTTTCTAGCAAAGTTGACGTATCTAATATGGAATCATCATGTAGAAGTTAAACACATAGATACTGTGAGAGCATACACTTTTGGTGCTCATTATTTTGTTGAAGTAGATATTGTGTTGCCAGAAGACATGCCATTAAATCAAGCACACAATATTGGTGAGACACTTCAAGAGAAGCTTGAGCAACTTCCTGAAGTTGAAAGGGCTTTTGTGCACATTGATTTTGAATTTACTCACAGGCCTGAACACAAGATGATGGTGTAA